From Tripterygium wilfordii isolate XIE 37 chromosome 13, ASM1340144v1, whole genome shotgun sequence, the proteins below share one genomic window:
- the LOC120013637 gene encoding oxysterol-binding protein-related protein 3C-like isoform X2, with product MMQKYIGSDITSMVTLPVIIFEPMSMLQKMAEIMEYSHLLDLADKCEDPYMRLVYSSSWAISLYYAIQRTWKPFNPILGETYEMVNHGGVTFLAEQVSHHPPIGAAHAENEHFTYDLTSKVRTKFLGNSVEIYPLGRTRVTLKRDGVVLDLVPPLTKVSNLIFGRTWIDSPGEMIMTNLTTGDKVVLYFQPCGWFGAGRYEVDGYVYNAAEEPKILITGKWNESLHYQNCDTEGEPLPGTELKEVWRVAEAPKNDKFQYTHFAHKINSFETAPKGLLASDSRLRPDRYALEKGDLSKAGSEKSRLEEQQRAEKRKRGANGDQFTPKWFDITSEIHPTPWGDLEVCEYNGKYNEHRAAIDSSSTSTSKEIDVSSVEFNPWQYETGTSS from the exons ATGATGCAAAAGTACATAGGATCAGATATTACATCAATGGTGACCCTACCTGTGATTATCTTTGAGCCAATGTCAATGCTACAGAAAATGGCAGAG ATTATGGAATACTCCCATTTGCTGGATCTGGCAGATAAATGTGAGGATCCATACATGCGATTAGTATATTCTT CATCATGGGCTATATCTTTATACTATGCCATCCAACGAACCTGGAAGCCATTTAATCCGATTCTCGGCGAGACCTATGAAATGGTCAATCACGGTGGTGTTACATTTTTAGCAGAACAG GTTAGTCATCACCCTCCAATTGGTGCTGCACATGCTGAAAATGAGCATTTCACTTACGATTTAACTTCAAAGGTGCGAACTAAGTTTTTGGGGAACTCAGTTGAGATATATCCACTTGGAAG GACACGTGTGACCCTCAAAAGGGATGGTGTTGTTCTTGATTTGGTGCCGCCTCTCACAAAAGTTAGCAACTTAATCTTTGGACGCACTTGGATTGATTCACCAGGAGAGATGATCATGACTAATTTGACCACAGGAGACAAAGTTGTGCTATATTTTCAACCTTGTGGCTGGTTTGG AGCTGGTCGGTATGAAGTTGATGGGTACGTGTATAATGCTGCTGAGGAGCCCAAGATACTGATAACTGGGAAGTGGAATGAGTCGCTGCATTATCAAAACTGTGATACAGAAGGTGAACCACTTCCAGGCACTGAACTAAAAGAG GTTTGGAGAGTTGCAGAAGCTCCGAAAAATGACAAATTCCAGTACACTCATTTTGCACACAAGATAAACAGCTTTGAAACTGCTCCCAAAGGCTTATTGGCATCAGATTCTCGTTTACGTCCTGATAGATATGCCCTTGAGAAGGGTGACCTCTCAAAAGCTGGTTCAGAAAAGAGCAG GCTGGAAGAGCAACAAAGAGCTGAGAAGAGGAAACGGGGGGCTAATGGGGATCAATTTACTCCAAAATGGTTCGACATAACCAGTGAAATCCATCCTACTCCCTGGGGTGACTTGGAAGTGTGTGAGTACAATGGCAAATATAATGAACATCGGGCTGCCATAGATAGCTCCAGCACTAGCACCTCGAAAGAGATTGACGTCTCATCAGTGGAATTCAACCCCTGGCAGTATGAAACTGGGACTTCCAGTTAA
- the LOC120013256 gene encoding scarecrow-like protein 9, which yields MIMDPRLRGFSGYMNGMGLGNQPISVLPNQNLVAGHRFENSLIDHNLRPHYYFPSDPKPSERDSYSTVNHEEDTPEDCDFSDTVLGYISQILMEEDMEEKTFMFPDSLDLQAAEKSFYDVLGKKYPPSPEPHKQIYIHQNGKSPNNNLCGSYSNSLSRGNDDMSSCLVDNNWIKNMGAHSSFQVQTLPVSCISQSSYSSSNSVITSVDGMMDSPSSALWVPDQNTESQSIWHFKKGVEEASKFLPIGNELFVKLDTNGSLTQVAKGGISDVALKIEKRDEEEFSPSGSRGRKNRHRDDSDLEEVRSNKQAAVYTESTLRSDMFDDVLLCTMGKGLSDWSALRDALKEGASKILRKNDKRMGSTGGKVRGKKQSRKKDVVDLRTLLIHCAQAVAADDHRSANDFLRLIRQHSSPIGDGNQRLANCFANGLEARLAGTGSQIYKGLVKKRTPTADILKAYRLYIAACPFRKLSNFTANKTIMSIGKNAKTLHVIDFGILYGFQWPTLIQRLSLRADGPPKIRITGIDFPQPGFRPAEQNEETGRRLAAYAEHFKVPFEYNAIAKKWETIQLEELKIEKDEFLVVNCLHRSKNLLDETVAVDSSRDIFLKIIRKINPAIFIHGIINGTYNAPFFVTRFREALFHFSAMFDMLETIVPRVYQERMLIEKEIFGREALNVIACEGWERVERPETYKQWHVRHLRAGFVQVPLEREIVNRAINRVRSSYHKDFVIDEDSRWMLQGWKGRIVYALSAWKPA from the coding sequence ATGATTATGGATCCTCGGTTGAGAGGGTTTTCAGGTTACATGAATGGAATGGGATTGGGAAACCAACCTATATCAGTTCTTCCAAATCAGAATCTTGTTGCAGGACACAGGTTCGAAAACAGCCTAATTGATCATAACTTAAGGCCACATTATTATTTTCCTTCTGATCCTAAACCGAGCGAGAGAGATTCATATTCGACTGTCAATCATGAGGAGGATACTCCAGAAGATTGCGATTTTTCTGATACAGTTTTGGGTTACATAAGCCAGATTCTTATGGAAGAAGACATGGAGGAGAAGACTTTTATGTTTCCAGATTCTTTAGATCTTCAAGCTGCTGAGAAATCATTCTATGATGTGCTCGGCAAAAAGTACCCTCCTTCACCAGAGCCTCATAAGCAGATTTATATCCATCAAAATGGGAAGAGCCCAAACAATAACTTGTGTGGAAGTTATAGCAATAGTCTTAGTAGGGGCAATGATGACATGAGTAGCTGTTTAGTTGACAATAATTGGATTAAGAATATGGGTGCTCATAGTTCCTTTCAAGTGCAGACTCTTCCTGTTTCTTGCATATCCCAGTCGTCTTATAGCTCTTCGAACAGTGTAATTACTAGTGTGGATGGGATGATGGATTCTCCGAGCAGTGCTCTTTGGGTTCCTGATCAGAATACAGAGAGCCAATCTATATGGCACTTCAAGAAGGGGGTTGAGGAGGCTAGTAAGTTTCTTCCAATTGGTAATGAGTTATTTGTTAAGTTGGATACGAATGGGTCATTAACTCAGGTTGCCAAGGGAGGGATAAGTGATGTGGCATTAAAGATTGAGAAAAGAGATGAGGAAGAGTTTTCACCGAGTGGATCGAGGGGAAGGAAGAATCGTCACAGGGATGATAGTGATTTAGAGGAGGTGAGGAGTAACAAGCAGGCTGCAGTTTATACAGAAAGCACTCTACGATCGGACATGTTTGATGATGTGCTGCTTTGTACCATGGGGAAAGGTCTATCTGATTGGTCTGCTCTTCGTGATGCTCTCAAGGAAGGAGCTAGCAAAATTTTACGGAAGAATGACAAGCGGATGGGATCGACTGGTGGAAAGGTTCGTGGTAAGAAGCAAAGTCGGAAGAAGGATGTGGTAGATTTGAGAACTCTTCTGATTCATTGTGCACAAGCTGTTGCAGCAGATGATCATAGGAGTGCAAATGATTTTCTCAGACTGATTAGGCAGCATTCTTCTCCAATTGGCGATGGAAATCAGAGATTGGCCAATTGCTTTGCCAACGGCCTTGAGGCACGTCTGGCTGGTACTGGTAGCCAGATCTACAAAGGCCTTGTTAAGAAGAGAACACCTACTGCTGATATCTTGAAAGCTTACCGGCTATATATTGCTGCATGCCCATTCAGGAAGCTCTCTAACTTCACTGCAAACAAGACGATAATGAGCATAGGAAAAAATGCAAAGACACTACATGTCATTGATTTTGGAATCCTCTATGGTTTTCAATGGCCCACCCTTATCCAACGACTCTCATTGAGAGCTGATGGACCTCCAAAAATCCGGATTACTGGGATTGATTTTCCTCAACCTGGTTTTCGCCCAGCAGAGCAAAATGAGGAAACAGGACGTCGCTTAGCAGCTTATGCTGAGCATTTCAAAGTGCCATTTGAGTACAATGCCATAGCAAAGAAATGGGAAACCATTCAATTAGAGGAACTCAAGATTGAGAAGGACGAGTTCCTTGTTGTTAATTGTCTGCATAGATCTAAGAATTTGCTTGATGAAACTGTGGCTGTGGACAGTTCAAGAGATATATTTCTCAAAATTATAAGGAAGATTAATCCTGCTATTTTCATTCATGGTATTATTAATGGTACCTACAATGCACCCTTCTTTGTTACACGGTTCCGGGAAGCTCTATTTCATTTCTCTGCAATGTTTGATATGCTTGAAACTATTGTACCACGGGTATATCAAGAGAGgatgttgattgagaaagagATTTTCGGCAGGGAAGCTTTGAATGTTATAGCTTGTGAGGGCTGGGAGAGGGTGGAGAGGCCAGAAACATACAAGCAGTGGCACGTCCGTCACTTGAGGGCAGGTTTTGTGCAGGTCCCTTTGGAGCGAGAGATTGTGAACAGGGCAATTAACAGAGTAAGGTCAAGTTACCACAAGGATTTCGTGATCGACGAAGATAGCCGGTGGATGTTGCAGGGATGGAAGGGCCGCATTGTGTATGCCCTCTCTGCTTGGAAGCCTGCCTAA
- the LOC120012127 gene encoding uncharacterized protein LOC120012127, with product MEHKDRYLQAQRLKYDCLLFDLDDTLYPLSSGIAAACGKNIKDYMVEKLGIEESKITALGNLLYSNYGTTMAGLRAIGYDFDYDEYHSFVHGRLPYENLRPDPVLRHLLMTLPIRKVIFTNADKVHALKCLSRLGLEDCFEGIICFETLNPTHKSTVSDDEDDIEFVGSSADDTVANGHSVANNSNPKIFDIIGHFAEPIPSIELPKTPIICKPSEAAIERALKIANVNPQRTLFFDDSVRNIQAGKCVGLQTVLVGKSQRVKGADYALESIHNIKEALPELWEAEVKSEVARYAGKVAVQASVTA from the exons ATGGAACACAAAGACCGCTACCTGCAAGCACAAAGACTCAAATATGATTGCCTCCTTTTTG ATCTTGATGACACCCTTTATCCCCTTAGTTCTGGTATTGCAGCTGCATGTGGCAAGAACATTAAAG ACTACATGGTTGAAAAGCTTGGCATAGAAGAGAGCAAAATCACTGCATTGGGTAACCTTCTGTACAGTAATTATGGTACAACCATGGCAGGCCTCAGG GCTATTGGCTATGACTTTGACTATGATGAGTACCACAGTTTTGTTCATGGGAGACTACCATATGAGAACCTTAGACCAGATCCTGTTTTAAGGCATCTTCTGATGACTCTGCCTATTCGGAAAGTT ATCTTTACAAATGCAGACAAGGTCCATGCCCTTAAATGTCTTAGCAGGCTTGGGTTAGAAGACTGTTTTGAAGGGATTATCTGCTTTGAGACCCTAAACCCCACTCACAAGAGCACTGTTtctgatgatgaggatgacatTGAGTTTGTGGGATCAAGTGCTGATGATACTGTGGCTAACGGTCATTCCGTAGCTAATAACAGTAATCCTAAAATTTTTGACATCATTGGACATTTTGCTGAACCAATCCCAAGTATTGAATTACCAAAGACACCCATTATATGCAAACCATCAGAAGCTGCCATAGAGCGTGCTCTCAAGATAGCTAACGTTAATCCTCAAAGAACT TTGTTCTTTGACGATAGCGTCCGCAACATCCAGGCCGGAAAGTGTGTAGGCCTACAGACTGTGCTG GTTGGCAAATCTCAAAGGGTCAAAGGCGCGGATTACGCCCTGGAAAGCATCCACAATATCAAGGAAGCGTTACCAGAGCTTTGGGAGGCTGAGGTTAAATCAGAAGTTGCTCGTTACGCAGGCAAAGTTGCAGTTCAGGCATCAGTGACTGCTTAG